The sequence TGCACACATTACACCACCAGTCTCCAGGCCACAaatttgaagaaagaaaatgaaaatcaaaaatctatttaaaatataaatcaggCAATTATACAGAGATTGACTTCAggtcatttttatattttatatttaaacacattaaaacgGTGTAAGTCAGTTGTTGATCATATTGgaaaacagttttgtgtttgtatgactTGAAGTTGTACTCATGAAGTTGGAAAAAACTGAATCAGCTAagattgaaaagaaaatagataatgacacatctgaaaacactgcattaaaatgtaataagcATGTGTTATGAACTCATCCAAACAATATAAGAGTTTCTCCGGGTAgattaaactaaacaaaaagacagcaacaaaaaaataataaacacagtaattaaTACTATTGTTATATCTTTTTCTTAtatcttcttctgtctctgtgtgctttcagctgcagccgtggatgagagagtgtgtgatggatctgaagacatacagacGCTCCAGATCCAGtacactgacacatctcagctccgaatcactaacatggtgtacaaggctgtttatgcaatagcacatgccattcataattcagtgtgtcaggaaacaaattctacaactcagtgtgacaaaatCACCAGGATAGAGCCCAGAGAGGTCAGTCAAAATGAACCATGAACACCCCTGTGCTCTTACTTTCACTTCAATATACCTTTCTTGAATTCaaatattaattcattcattgtcTTTTAATTACAATGATGTATCTTTTCCTGAtttattttcctcatcagtcatcatttttctcgtttgttgttttactttacttcaCCCTCACAGGTTTTGACTCAACTGAAGAaagtaaatttttcccaaaatggttatgatgtgtcatttgatgccaaTGGGGATCCTGTGGCCGCATATGAGCTGATTAACTGGCAAAAGAGTGAAAGTGGCAGCATTGAGTTGGTGACAGTAGGTTTCTATGATGCATCACTGCCAGCAGGCCAGGAGTTCAGTATCAACAGGAACCTCAGTTGGATGGAGGGCAGCACACAGGTAAAAAAAGTCTATTACTCCTTGTCAAATATTATTCCAGTCTAAATATATGTTGTGCAGTTCTTACTTGATTTTCaaaatttgcacattttctttatgtCAGCTCATTGTTCATTCTTGCCACAATGCATTTACATAACCTACTgcttctgaaagaaaaaaacaaactaaacaaaaaatttaaaaaaaaacttcagaatgcactgatttttttgttgaatttattGAATTTCTAGCTTGTATCATAGGCTACAATGTCAATAGGAATGCCTTTAAAAACACCCTGAATCAATAGACATCATCAGCCAttcatcctgtcctctgtcctcctccttctgctgcttAAAGGAGTCTGTACCTGCAAGAACTGCTGGTAGGAGGGTGAATATTTGAGTTGTTTCAGCCAGCAACTTAACGTAAAAGAATTGAGTcagttttaaaatacattatcaGCTAAGTTAAACAGGTagaatacatacacacagctttcatgtttgtttgtaacAGTTTGCCCTCAGCTAAGCTGGTGAGCTGCGttagtttaaaacaaaacagtggcaGATGAGAGGCTGAGTAAAGAGtagatcatttttttttcatttatatattttgtgttttttattgatCTGCCCATTTACAAGCATAAAATATTGGAATTTGACATTTCTACAAATCTCATCCCAACTATTTGTGTGCAAGTGATGAATCGGTCATTTGAAACAAACCACTCTGTTTACTGACTAGATAGGGGCCAGTGCTCATCTCTACTAACCTGCTGACTGACTTGCCCCCTCCTGCCTCTACAGTGCAAACTGTGAGGATGATATGAGACCAGTTAATACACTACTGTGCCACTCTGACATCAGCCGTGTTTGCAGGAATGTATCACGCAAATAACTGTATCAACTTAGCCCTCTAACAAAAGCAAGGTTAGCATTTGTTTCCAATCAGAAATCGTTCCCCCAGCTCTGAGTCCACCCCCTGTGAGCAAACCCCAGCCAGACAATGGTGAAATGTACTGATGTTTCTAGAAGCCTTTTTTGTGTTCAGCTGTAAGCCTTATGTGAACACAAATAGactttcatttccattttagcCTTCTGAAAACACAGTAAGAGAATGAATGACATCAAACATATAAATGTTTCGTTAAAGCCATACTAATGATACATGTacattaacaaaaatgtttatcGAGCTATAACCTTGTAATATGTGTATGAAAGGCTAGAAAGTTAGTGTCTGTTTAAAAACTAAATACATTGTTCCCATTCCAGTGAGGTGCTCCATTATCAACTGTGAAAAACTTCATAATGCAGAACAGCATGGAGTAACCTTACTTTCCTCAGGGAGTGACATCAATTTACAAAACATACAGCCAAATACCTTTTCCACCAGGGGAGTGTCAAAATAAGAGACAAGTAATTTAAAAGATGGcactaacaaaataaaatcttacaGGAAGTGGTTATTTCATTAATAGTCCTTAACATGAGTCATCTAAACCCCCACCAATCATGAGTGAAATGGTTCCAAACTAAAACAACCTTCCCCACATAGGCACAGATAAGTTACGTAAAGAACATTTATAAGCCATGTAGGATGCAAAGCCATAGGAATTGTATATTTTGAGAATTAACCTATGTTCAGCAGTAGGACCAGCTTCTGCACTGGGCAAGGACCTTGACTCTCTTTAGTCGTCCATCACTATCACTAACAGTTTCTGAATCTCCACTTGTTTCTGTGCACATCATCTCCCTTTATTTTTACAATATCTCCAACTTGTAGATTCTTTCCTGTGTTGTGCAGATGCTGTCTGAGGGTGATGTGGGCTAAGTATTCCTCTTCCCATCAGGAAATGGGAATATTGAACATGTGAGGTATTGAACATGTCACCACTTTTTCTTGCTATATACGTCTATTGTTTCTCAGCAAGGAATGTGGTGAATGCGCATTAATTTTCCTTGAAAGCTTCTTTGAGTTCTTTTCTGGCTCCAACAATGTTGCCTCCTTGATCAGAATTGATCTGATGGATGGTGCCACATATGGCAATGAAACATTGAAGACCATTGATAGCATCTGTGGACACATCTTCAAGCATTTCGATATGAATTGCACAAGAGCTGAAGGAACTAAAGGGAAGACAATATCTCTTATTCTCGTTTCTTTCTGGATACGTAACGAAAAGACCatcctttgtttttccattggTTTCTGATGTCATCGACAGGTGACAAATGTAGAATTCTACTGTCTGATTGATTCTTGGTATCCAGTAGCCATTGGCTCTGATTTCATTAATGGTGAGACCTTTACCTTGatgtttcattcttttgttaTGATGAGCAATCATCAGCTTTGTGACGTGATGATCTTTTGGGATGATTGCATGATAGAGTTGAGAAGAGCTGAGTTGGACGGTCTTCCTCCCACCTTGAAGACACCATCTTTGTCAAGGAAAGTATTGATAGTGTACAGCTGATTGTGAGATGGTAGGGGAATTCTCATGGTTGGCAGCTTCACCTCTTGCTGGTACACATTTTTCTGGATGTCTTTAATTATGCAATGTTTGAGCTATTCTATTggattagttagttagttaattagTTAGTGAGACATGATTTTTCTACGACTTGGGTGCAGTCAGCATTTCCCTTTCCATTTTGAAGCCTGAGGTATATGCCCATAACCCTCTATGTTGGCATCAGAGAAATTATGCAGTTCTGTCTTTCTGGCCCTTTGAAACTCAGCAATTGAATTGAGGAGATGCTGGTAACTTTGTATCTGGCAGATTAATTGAAAACACAATGTTTATTTGGCTTCTTTATGTGATAATACTGTGATGGGCAATGCACAGTTTTTCACCTTCACTCCCATTGTCTTTGATCTGCTCTGAATCCCCCCTTTCTACAACCCCTTCCATGAATTTGACATAATGCTCCTTATATCTACTTTGCAGTTTTCCATTGAGGTGGTTCTGAGTCTTTAGTGCTGGGCAAGCTGTATCTGTCTTTAAAGGGAAGAGGCATTTCATAATGGTCATATACCGTGTTTTCTGGAGTAcagaacgcacctgagtataagccgaacgcaccaaatttaaaaagaaaaaaaataattgtacaTATATAGGTCGAACTTGACTATAAgctgcaggtgtccacattgtaacatgacatacgttttcaagtttgggccatctgcttttattacctctgaaagcttttgtcatctttttgcATTGCGGCAGTtcttacgtgcagcagctctatttccttcttggacagacagtttgattgcttttaacttaaaagctgcatcatatgcatttcttTGAGTGTTTTAAATGATGAGGGTGTGTGCATGACGTGCAGAATGACTGTTAAgagttacgcttaaaactagtGTCTTCCTCTTCGCAGTTTTTCCTTATGCCCTTGTCTAGTTTGTTGAGGAAAGTGATGTCATCTTATGACGCTGTTTTGCTGTCTTCACTGCCTTCCTTGATGTCAGACTACAGAATGTGAAGGCAGCTCTTTCACAATGATTCTGTGAcacaggtttgtttgttttttgtgcttaaCAAATCATGACCTTGTGATGAGCAGCACACAATACTCTGTCCAAAATGTGTCCATATAtcttctttgtctcttcccAAAATGATCTGCCTGGGAGCCATGGCTCTAGAGCAGTTGTAACTTATCAGCAGCCTTAGATCATAGTCCTTCAGTGGTTGAATTTCATCTATTAATTCTGTTTACCTGTCTCAGAAGTGGGAATGTGAGCATGGCTCACGGGTATACTAAGCCTTTTGTGTAGACAACTGGGAGATCAACTTGAACAGCAGACTTGTCGCTCACTTCTTTTTTCTCGGCTGTAGGACTGGCTACTTGTAGCAACTCTGGGCAACCCTGAAGATGAGAAGCCTGGGTATCTATTGCACACATGCCAGGGCTCAGAATCCAAGTGGGGTAATCCATTTCTGGTCATGAGAGGCTATCATAACAGCTCTGATGTGTAGCATGTGGATAAGGGTGGTATGAAGGTGAATGAACAGTGTGTAGGGAGGAATTGACCTTGCATTGTCCTTTTCTGCTTAAAGTCCTTTCATCTGCTGTTTATTGTTTGGTAACATGCCTCCTGATGTTGCCATCTATTCTTTGGACTCACAAGCTGCTGAGCAGTGACAGGATGACTGAGTGGCACCACATATTGGGTTCTCGGTAGTGAGGCTGACCCTGCTGTGGCGGGATAAAGCTGTCACAATGGATGGCTGACCACTTGTGGACCACCACTTAACATTCAGTGATGAGCTGTCCGAACAATAACGTTCATGTGCTCTCCTCATGAACTCTGACTACACAGTGCACCTGTCAGGTGAGGAAGCACAAAATAGGTTTGTTTGATCATCTACCTAGACTGTCTGCAGGAACATACATGAAGGGGAATTTGCATAGCTGCCCCCAAACTCACTGAGTGATGAGTCTTGACGAAGCCATCAGACAGTTTTGGCAGTGGGATGTATCTGACCATGAGACGCACATATGTAGCCCGCTTTATAACCACTTCAGCTGAACACACCTTCCTGTTCCCACCCTAGATGGCACCATTATGGGAGTCAAAGTTGGAgtttattgaaatgaaaatgtatccCCTGACATCGAAATTATACATCAAACCAAAGAGAAACAGGATCTTCAAAGGAATTAGTGAGTTTGTTTGTATCTCCATGTCAGgtccctgtgtcagtgtgcagtgacagctgtcctccaggaactcgtaaagtgctgcagaaaggaaaacccatctgctgttatgattgcatactgtgtcctgagggagagattAGCAATGCCACAGGTAACGCTTTGTTTCTAATATGTATGTCGACAACATCAAATACTTGACTGCTGAAAGTCcttcttgcttgtttttgtttcagattcTCCTGATTGTTTCCCTTGCCCCAAGGAGTTCTGGCCTAACGAAGAGAGATACTCTTGTCTCCCTAAACCTGtagagtttctgtcctttgacgaggtcctaggaatcatcctggctgcattctcagttgctggtgcctgtcttgccattataacagcggctgtgttctttcatcacaggacatccccgattgtcagggccaacaactctgagctgagcttcctgctgctcttctccctgactctctgtttcttatgttcattAACTTTTATTGGAGCACCCACTaagtggtcctgcatgctgcgccacacagcatttgggatcaccttcgtcctctgcatctcttgtgttcttgggaaaacaatagttgtgttgatggccttcaaAGCTACACTCCCAGGTAGTAAcgtcatgaaatggtttggtcctccacagcaaagaatgactgtgatgtcttttacatttgttcaagttttaataAGTACCATTTGGTTGGTTCTTAGTCCCCCTTTTCCGAtgaaaaacctgaccacatacaaagagaggatcATCCTGGAGTGTGCATTGGGATCAGATATTGGGTTCTGGGCTGTGCTCGGGTACATCGGCCTGCTGGCTGTCTTTTGCTTAGTGTTAGCTGTCTTAGCCCGCAAACTACCTGATAACTTTAATGAAGCCAAGCttatcaccttcagcatgttgatattctgtgcagtgtggatcacctttatcccagcatatgtcagctctcctgggaaatttactgtggctgtggagatatttgccattctggcctccagttttggattaattctgtgtatatttgctccaaagtgtttcatcatattgtttaaaccagagaagaacacaaagaaacatttaatgaacaaaaactgaacataagACATCAGGGATTATGAAACAGTTAATATGCATCATAAAATATAGTTGTAGAGCACATGTTACACACAATGAACACTCTTTTTTCATCTAGTTAATTTAAGTTTTCTCATATACAagtttgataaataaaatattttaattgtagATTGCTGAATTTCCTTTGATATGGGTTTGcatttttcatacaaaaaatGCCATGTCTTAAATAAAATCTAAACTCAGTGAGTTTGGGAATGAGTTTTGTCACATTATTTTCAACAATTAAGACATAATTGATTTAAgacagaccccccccccccccaaaaaaaaagagctggTAAAGGGACCAGCCACAGCTCAGTAGGGGTGGAGTAAGTTGATGTATACTGAAAAGAGGGATGTCGTCAAAAGAATTATATAaagcaatgaaaacacatacagtatgctcAAATGCGACACAGAAGTGATGGAGATCTCAACTCTGTTTATTGGccactttctgtctctggtTTTGCGTGGGCTGAACTCAGCTCTTGTCTTCAATGACTCTAgagatgctgtgaaacaaagggctgggcttacagaggataggagtggtgctggggtcagcactgaggcctcatctgtgaaatgtaagcttCAGGGTACCAGTCGTCTGCCTGCATTCTCAATGGATGGAGACTACGTTATTGGAGGTGTTTTCTCCATACACcgctacagacacacagagacgcatAACTACACCACCATGCCCGAGCCTCTAAAGTGCACAGGGAGGTTAgtaagagggagagggagaagtgaTGGAAAAGAATATGGTCGAATATGTGATGATTGAAATGTTTTCAACTGTATGATGTGCAAAGAACAAAAGGTTGCTACATTTTCCTTTAGAATTCCCcaactaaaaatgtttttaaaatgtttttgttttcttaattgtCCTGTTTATATGTAAATTCGCACAGTGACAcgagtgtctgtgtgcagcattGAGGCCCGTGAACTGCGCTTCTCACGCGCAATGATCTTCGCCATCGAGGAGATTAACGACAGCTcggagctgctgccaggcatcAAACTCGGTTATCTGATCCACGACTCGTGTGGCGCGGTGCCTTTGTCGACGCATATAGCGTTCCAGCTATTAAATGGTCTCGACCCGGTGTTTTACACGGGCGATAGTTGCTTACAATCAGGTATGGTGAAGGCCATCGTCGCTGAGTCTAGTTCCACGCGATCCATCAGCATGTCGCGCATCATCGGAGCCTTTGACATTCCTCTCGTAAATACTTTGGATTACTGGCAAGATACATTATTTTTATAGGCcagtgctgtttatttattcatatttttggCTGTCTCGTTGAAGaattgcatttctgttttccttcaggtgaGCCACTTTGCCACTTGTGCGTGTCTGTCCGATAAGCAGCAGTTCCCGACTTTCTTCAGAACAATCCCGAGTGATCAGTTCCAGGCTGACGCGCTGGCCAAGCtggtgaaacactttggctggacttggataGGTGCTGTCCGCTCGGATTCGGACTATGGCAATAACGGCATGGCGACTTTCCTGCAAGCAGCCCAGAAGGAGGGGATCTGTGTGGAATACTCTGAATCTTTCCACCGTGACCACCCACgcagcaggatccagagagTAGCAGACGTTATCCGCAGGTTTCTGTATCACCGATTGCGCTTTTGTTCCCTGTGTGACACTGACCTTTTGCACACAAAACCCCAATTGTTTTGATaagaataaatcaaaatcaatctTCTCAGGAAATTGTCTGTTGAACATTGTTATGATTTTTAATTGTCTCATATTCATTGCAGATCTTGTTAATAAAAAATAGTGTGTGACATGCATGCTGTAAATTTCCAACACAAAAAAGtgtctcttgtgtttctttcttttactaGTCTTGATACTTGCTTTGTATAATTTaaggttctgtgtgtgtctccaggtcAACAGCAATGGTTATCGTAGCATTTGTAGCTTCTACAGAATTCAGGATCTTAATGGAGGAGCTGTCATTGGAGCCCTCCCCTCCTCGCCAGTGGATCGGCAGTGAATCCTGGGTAACAAACCGGGACCTGCTGAGGTTCAGCTTCTGTGCTGGAGCTGTTGGATTTGGGATTCAGCGATCTGTCATTCCAGGTCTGAGAGAATTCTTGCTGGATCTCTCTCCCTCCAAAGTGGCTGCGTCTCCACTGCTTACTGAGTTCTGGGAGGAGGCATTCAACTGCAGGCTGGGAAAACGTGAGCTAGTAATGTTGATTTTTATCACTGATGTTATTCACAATTTGGCCTTatggttgtgttgttgtgttgatcGTTTGCTTGAGTGGAGCTTATTGTGTTAAAACATCATCAGCTGCTTTAAGATCAAAGCACAGATTTGTGGAAAATCAATTGATATCGAGCAAAGACGTGAGGTGGACAGAAGATGCAGCTCTGCGAATAATCTTACCTTATAATTTCAACAAATCAACCATTAAGATTTGTTGTGTTGATTGTAATTTTGAGTGGAGCTCACTGTGTTACAAAGTGATCTGCTGCTTTATGATCAGGCCACAGATTTCTGTAGAGATGGCAATATACTACAGTAATATTGAACAAGAACATGACGCGGACAGATCTTGCAGCTTTGTGAATAATCTTACTTGATTATTTCAACTTTAGGTCCTGTGAAGATTTTGTATGAACTTAGCAGCAGTGGTTTATACTTAAACTGAAGGCCTGAATATAAGCAGATATTATATTTACAGTCTGCCACTCTAAGTTAAAGAAGTGTGATCGTAATATTAAAAATCTATTAACAGGGTGAATTCGGCTATTTTAATAAAAGTGGTTTCAGatcatgtctttattttaacaACTTTGAAACAGTTCAAGTCAGTTTGGTGATTTCACTGGGAAAGTGatgtcctgtttttgtcttttataaagGCCACAAACCATGAAAGAAGAAATTTGTGTAAACATGAAAGCATGAGTTGGTGTTCATGATGCTGAGACAAACAGGCCTGATAAAAACTGACACAGTAaagatttaaaggaaaatacatGAAGGCATGTCTGTgaagggcagcacggtggtgcagtggttagcactgtcgcctcatagcaagagggttccaggtttgaatcccagtctgggcccttctatgtggagtttgcatgttctccctgtgcctgcgtgggttttctccgggtactccggcttcctcccacaataccaaaaacatgcacattaggttaattggctactctaaattgcccctaggtgtgagtgtgagagtgtgtgattgtttgtctttgtgtgttggccctgcgattgactgacgaccagtccagggtgaaccccgcctctcgcccgtagtcagctgggataggctccagctcccccgcaaacctgacggataagcggtatagaaaatggatggatggacatgtctgtaaaatgatgcattaaaatctaatgtaaaataaacatgttttatgaaaacaatacaaatatgTGAATTTGTGCAGGcagtttgaataaaacaaaaatatagcAGGAACAGAATGATAAACACAGCAATTAATTCTAGTGGAATATAATTGTTAAAATTAGAAAcaccttcttctgtctctgtgtgttttcagctgcagccgtggatgagagagtgtgtgatggatctgaagacatacagacGCTGCAGAGtccatacactgacacatctcagctccgaatcactaacatggtgtacaaggctgtttatgcaatagcacatgccattcataattcagtgtgtcaggaaacaaattcaACTACTAAGTGTGATAAAATCGCCAGGACAGAGTCCAGACAGGTCAGTCAAATTGAACAGGTGAACACCCTAGTGCTCTTTTATGTGATTTATAtgaaatttattatttatgttttttataagatgtcatttttctccttccttGTTTTACTTTCATTCATCCTCAAAGCTTCTCACTGAGctaaagaaagtaaaattttcccaaaatggttatgatgtgtcatttgatgccaaTGGGGATCCTGTGGCCACATATGAGCTGGTTAACTGgcaaaaaagtgaaagtggcagCACTGAGTTGGTGACAGTAGGTTTCTATGATGCATCACTGCCAGCAGGCCAGGAGTTCAGTATCAACAGGAACCTCACCTGGGTGGAGGGTAGAACCCAAGTAAGCATTGATGGGCAAAGTACCCAACTAAGTGTATATATGCTCAGgtcaaatgttacttttatACAAGTTAAAGTAGTAAAGTTCAGTTCTTATTTGAAAGAAAGGACTGCTTGCTgtgagctgggataggctccagccgTAGACCCTGACTGATAAGCAGTGtagaacatggatggatggatgcactGCTTGCTGTGATATTTTTTACATTCTTCTTTTGAATTTATTGTAGTGTTTTTGCTGCAATGCATTTACAGAATTTAATGATTTTGAAACGAAAAAAACTACTGAATACACTAAATTGCTTGTCCAATTTGTAGGATAGCTAGCTTGTGTAATATGCTGCAGAGCCGACAGAATTACAACTGAATCAACGGACAACAGTTATTATCAGCCATTCAtcttgtcctctgtcctcctgcttAGGTGATTTACTACCAACAAGAACTGCTGGTAGAGGTAGAATACATAAAGACAGATTTCCTTTTGGCTTGTTGGTGAAGGCTACACAACAGCACATGTTACTGTGCAACTGTGACATCAACTGTCTCAGCTGTGTCTCAGCTCAgagtccacttcctgtcctgagCTGAAGGTCTGAAATATGCTCACTCATTCACTAATTTAGTGGTCTCACTCACTCAAACCAGAGGGTTTTGCCTTTTTGGAAAGTCTGAAACAGCCACACAAATCATTTTATCACATTCAAGTTAGCAGACACAAAACCGTGAGCTAAATGTCTTGGCTGGTAGTTGTTGTGTGCATGACCTGTTGGTGTTGGGGCTGGTGGGGAATTCACCAAGCTCTCGATGTCTGTCTTGGTGACTCAAGTGACTTTAAAATGCAATTCACCTGAGTGAGGGACTCAACTTGTGTTGATAAAAGCAGTCAGCTTTCATCTAAGAAAAGAGTTTGCATCCCATGTGCAAACAAATATCTCTGA comes from Scatophagus argus isolate fScaArg1 chromosome 5, fScaArg1.pri, whole genome shotgun sequence and encodes:
- the LOC124059182 gene encoding LOW QUALITY PROTEIN: extracellular calcium-sensing receptor-like (The sequence of the model RefSeq protein was modified relative to this genomic sequence to represent the inferred CDS: substituted 2 bases at 2 genomic stop codons), translating into MDGDYVIGGVFSMHRYRQTVEHHYTTMPEPLKCAGSIEGRELRSSRAMIFAIEEINNSSELLPGIKLGYQIHDSCAEVPVAVQAAFQLLNGLDPVFHTGENCSQSGAVMAIIGESSSTPSISMSRIIGAFDIPQVSHFATCACLSDKQQFPSFFRTIPSDQFQAEALAKLVKHFGWTWVGAVRSDTDYGNNGMASFLNAVQKEGICVEYSESFYRTNPRSRIQRVADVIRRSTAMVVVAFVAAADLRFLLEELSAEPSPPRQWIGSEAWVTNQDMLRFSFCAGAIGFGIQRAVIPGVREFLLDLSPTKVAASPLLTEFWEEAFNCRLGKTAAVDERVCDGSEDIQTLQIQYTDTSQLRITNMVYKAVYAIAHAIHNSVCQETNSTTQCDKITRIEPREVLTQLKKVNFSQNGYDVSFDANGDPVAAYELINWQKSESGSIELVTVGFYDASLPAGQEFSINRNLSWMEGSTQVPVSVCSDSCPPGTRKVLQKGKPICCYDCILCPEGEISNATDSPDCFPCPKEFWPNEERYSCLPKPVEFLSFDEVLGIILAAFSVAGACLAIITAAVFFHHRTSPIVRANNSELSFLLLFSLTLCFLCSLTFIGAPTKWSCMLRHTAFGITFVLCISCVLGKTIVVLMAFKATLPGSNVMKWFGPPQQRMTVMSFTFVQVLISTIWLVLSPPFPMKNLTTYKERIILECALGSDIGFWAVLGYIGLLAVFCLVLAVLARKLPDNFNEAKLITFSMLIFCAVWITFIPAYVSSPGKFTVAVEIFAILASSFGLILCIFAPKCFIILFKPEKNTKKHLMNKNXTXDIRDYETVNMHHKI
- the LOC124059183 gene encoding extracellular calcium-sensing receptor-like gives rise to the protein MEISTLFIGHFLSLVLRGLNSALVFNDSRDAVKQRAGLTEDRSGAGVSTEASSVKCKLQGTSRLPAFSMDGDYVIGGVFSIHRYRHTETHNYTTMPEPLKCTGSIEARELRFSRAMIFAIEEINDSSELLPGIKLGYLIHDSCGAVPLSTHIAFQLLNGLDPVFYTGDSCLQSGMVKAIVAESSSTRSISMSRIIGAFDIPLVSHFATCACLSDKQQFPTFFRTIPSDQFQADALAKLVKHFGWTWIGAVRSDSDYGNNGMATFLQAAQKEGICVEYSESFHRDHPRSRIQRVADVIRRSTAMVIVAFVASTEFRILMEELSLEPSPPRQWIGSESWVTNRDLLRFSFCAGAVGFGIQRSVIPGLREFLLDLSPSKVAASPLLTEFWEEAFNCRLGKPAAVDERVCDGSEDIQTLQSPYTDTSQLRITNMVYKAVYAIAHAIHNSVCQETNSTTKCDKIARTESRQLLTELKKVKFSQNGYDVSFDANGDPVATYELVNWQKSESGSTELVTVGFYDASLPAGQEFSINRNLTWVEGRTQVPVSVCSDSCPPGTRQVLQKGKPICCYDCMLCPEGEISNATDSPDCFPCPKEFWPNAERDTCLPKPVEFLSFDEVLGIILAAFSVAGACLAIITAAVFFRHRTSPIVRANNSELSFLLLFSLTLCFLCSLTFIGAPSKWSCMLRHTAFGITFVLCISCVLGKTIVVLMAFKATLPGSNVMKWFGPPQQRMTVVSFTFVQVLICTIWLVLSPPFPMKNLTTYKERIILECALGSDIGFWVVLGYIGLLAAFCLVLAVLARKLPDNFNEAKLITFSMLIFCAVWITFIPAYVSSPGKFTVAVEIFAILASGFGLILCIFAPKCFIILFRPEKNTKKHLMNKN